In Pseudocalidococcus azoricus BACA0444, a single window of DNA contains:
- the pdhA gene encoding pyruvate dehydrogenase (acetyl-transferring) E1 component subunit alpha: MTSSSQISERALPEILLPDDLITREEGFILYEDMVLGRTFEDKCAEMYYRGKMFGFVHLYNGQEAVSTGITKAMRPDDFVCSTYRDHVHALSAGVPARQVMAELFGKATGCSQGRGGSMHLFSAEHNLLGGFAFVAEGIPVATGAAFQSKYRREVMGEAGADQVTACFFGDGASNNGQFFECLNMASLWKLPILYVVENNKWAIGMAHHRASSETQIFQKGKAFGIVGVEVDGMDVLAVRAVAKEAVARARAGEGPTLIEALTYRFRGHSLADPDELRSKEEKEFWFTRDPIKKLAAYMIEQNLATAAELKEIDTKIQGVVDEAVEFAEASPEPDPSELHHYIFAD; this comes from the coding sequence ATGACATCTTCTTCCCAGATTTCCGAACGCGCCCTGCCTGAAATTCTATTGCCGGATGATCTAATTACACGGGAAGAAGGATTCATCCTCTACGAAGATATGGTTCTGGGGCGTACCTTCGAGGATAAATGTGCCGAAATGTATTACCGCGGCAAGATGTTTGGCTTTGTCCACCTCTACAACGGGCAAGAAGCTGTTTCCACCGGTATCACGAAGGCGATGCGCCCCGATGATTTTGTCTGTAGTACCTATCGGGATCACGTTCATGCCCTCAGTGCTGGAGTTCCTGCCCGTCAAGTCATGGCCGAGTTATTTGGCAAGGCGACAGGATGCAGTCAAGGCCGGGGGGGATCCATGCACTTGTTTTCGGCAGAACATAATCTGTTAGGGGGCTTTGCCTTTGTTGCCGAGGGAATTCCCGTAGCCACCGGAGCCGCGTTTCAGAGTAAGTATCGCCGGGAAGTGATGGGAGAAGCTGGAGCCGATCAAGTCACCGCCTGTTTCTTTGGGGATGGGGCCAGCAACAATGGGCAGTTTTTTGAATGTTTGAATATGGCTTCCCTCTGGAAACTGCCGATTCTTTACGTTGTTGAAAATAATAAATGGGCAATTGGGATGGCACACCACCGGGCTAGTTCGGAAACGCAGATTTTCCAAAAGGGGAAGGCCTTTGGCATTGTTGGCGTTGAGGTGGATGGGATGGATGTTTTAGCGGTACGGGCTGTGGCCAAGGAAGCAGTGGCGCGGGCGCGGGCCGGCGAAGGACCAACCTTAATTGAAGCCTTGACCTATCGGTTTCGGGGGCATTCCTTGGCAGATCCCGATGAACTGCGCTCGAAAGAAGAAAAAGAGTTTTGGTTTACTCGCGATCCAATCAAAAAATTAGCCGCCTATATGATTGAGCAAAACTTGGCCACAGCGGCGGAACTGAAGGAGATTGATACCAAAATCCAAGGGGTTGTGGATGAAGCGGTTGAATTTGCTGAGGCTAGCCCGGAACCGGATCCCAGTGAATTACACCACTATATTTTTGCGGATTAA
- the miaB gene encoding tRNA (N6-isopentenyl adenosine(37)-C2)-methylthiotransferase MiaB: protein MSESSSYHIITFGCQMNKADSERMAGILESLGYGWVEDPNQADLILYNTCSIRDNAEHKVYSYLGRQAKRKQENPNLKLVVAGCVAQQEGEALLRRMPELDLIMGPQYANRLDELLAQVDSGMQVVATEPVEIMEDITKPRRESTVTAWVNVIYGCNERCTYCVVPGTRGVEQSRPPQAIKAEIEELAAQGYKEITLLGQNIDAYGRDLPGISPAGRRQNTLTDLLYTIHDVPGIERIRFATSHPRYFTERLIQACAELPKVCEHFHIPFQSGDNDILKAMARGYTREKYLRIIDTIRRYVPDAALSADVIVGFPGETQAQFERTLELVEMIGFDLLNTAAYSPRPGTPAALWSNQVPEAIKDERLQQLNYLVGRQAAERSARYLGRVEEILVEAVNPRDPGQVMGRTRGNRLTFLPGDIQTLRGQLVSVEITTTRPFSLTGTLINPPVMPVLVA, encoded by the coding sequence ATGTCTGAATCATCTAGCTATCACATCATTACCTTTGGCTGTCAGATGAACAAAGCCGACTCGGAGCGCATGGCTGGAATTTTAGAAAGTTTGGGCTATGGCTGGGTCGAAGATCCCAATCAGGCGGATTTAATTCTCTACAACACCTGTTCGATTCGGGATAATGCCGAGCATAAAGTCTATTCCTACCTCGGTCGCCAGGCCAAACGGAAACAAGAAAACCCTAACTTAAAGCTTGTCGTAGCCGGCTGTGTTGCCCAACAGGAAGGAGAAGCCCTCTTACGCCGAATGCCAGAGCTAGATCTCATCATGGGGCCGCAATATGCCAATCGCTTGGATGAATTACTGGCTCAAGTTGACAGCGGAATGCAAGTAGTCGCCACTGAACCCGTGGAAATCATGGAAGACATCACAAAACCGCGGCGAGAAAGCACCGTCACGGCCTGGGTCAATGTCATCTATGGCTGTAATGAACGCTGCACCTACTGTGTTGTCCCTGGAACCCGCGGTGTTGAGCAATCCCGCCCGCCCCAGGCCATCAAAGCTGAAATTGAAGAGTTAGCCGCCCAAGGGTACAAAGAAATTACGCTCTTGGGGCAAAACATTGATGCCTATGGTCGGGACTTACCCGGAATTTCCCCCGCAGGCCGCCGTCAAAATACCCTCACAGATTTGCTTTATACCATTCATGATGTGCCGGGAATTGAACGGATTCGCTTTGCCACCAGCCACCCCCGCTACTTTACCGAACGTCTGATCCAGGCCTGTGCCGAACTCCCCAAAGTCTGTGAGCATTTCCATATTCCCTTTCAATCGGGCGATAACGACATCCTCAAAGCGATGGCTCGGGGCTACACTCGGGAAAAATATCTGCGGATTATTGACACCATTCGCCGTTATGTCCCCGATGCTGCCCTGAGTGCCGATGTGATTGTCGGTTTTCCTGGTGAGACCCAGGCCCAGTTTGAGCGCACCCTCGAATTAGTCGAGATGATCGGGTTTGATTTACTCAATACAGCTGCCTACTCCCCCCGGCCGGGAACCCCAGCAGCCCTTTGGTCAAACCAAGTTCCAGAAGCGATCAAAGATGAACGTTTGCAACAACTGAATTATTTAGTTGGTCGCCAGGCTGCCGAGCGTTCGGCCCGTTATTTAGGGCGTGTTGAAGAAATTTTAGTGGAAGCTGTTAATCCTCGAGATCCCGGCCAAGTCATGGGCCGGACGCGGGGCAATCGCCTCACCTTTTTACCAGGGGATATTCAAACTCTCCGGGGACAGCTCGTTTCCGTCGAAATTACGACAACCCGGCCCTTTAGTTTGACCGGAACCCTAATTAACCCGCCAGTGATGCCTGTCTTAGTGGCTTAA
- the rpsN gene encoding 30S ribosomal protein S14 → MAKKSMIEREKKRQRLVDKYAAKRAELKEQIAYAENPDEQLTLHRQLQQLPRNGIQTRLRNRCWLTGRPRGYFRDFGLCRNALRDMAHQGLLPGLVKSSW, encoded by the coding sequence ATGGCCAAAAAGAGCATGATCGAGCGGGAAAAAAAACGGCAACGCTTGGTTGACAAATACGCTGCTAAACGTGCTGAACTGAAAGAGCAAATTGCTTACGCTGAAAACCCAGATGAGCAACTCACTCTCCATCGCCAACTCCAACAACTCCCCCGCAACGGTATCCAAACTCGCTTACGAAATCGCTGCTGGCTAACCGGTCGGCCACGAGGATATTTCCGGGATTTTGGCCTGTGCCGGAATGCCTTACGGGATATGGCTCACCAAGGGTTGTTACCTGGCCTGGTTAAATCTAGTTGGTAA
- a CDS encoding RsmB/NOP family class I SAM-dependent RNA methyltransferase, with protein MQKTKQFPSALLEKFSRKLYPDPVHRETFLTALLTPKPYPPAILWCQPRPNPLPFDVIPPVVWQPDWVDRLVLGTKPGQHHLHHQGAYYVLDFSSVFAAVPLQSLTFPQSPKLVIDVCAAPGGKSILAWRSLQPDLLVANEVIGKRLGMLTSNLKRCHLACGKVTHLNVADLVAEYGQLADVVIVDAPCSGQSLLAKGTNVLGCFHPRTINHNAQRQKKIIATASQLVRPGGYLLYSTCTFSIEENEGVLDWFVQRFPAFQSLAVPALTDYQSPWGTSPQFRGYRLSPEQGLGAGAFTSLLQLA; from the coding sequence TTGCAGAAAACCAAACAATTCCCCTCTGCCTTGCTAGAAAAGTTTAGTCGGAAGTTATATCCTGATCCGGTACATCGGGAGACCTTTCTGACGGCCCTACTTACCCCCAAGCCCTATCCGCCAGCAATTCTCTGGTGCCAGCCACGCCCTAATCCCCTCCCCTTTGATGTTATTCCCCCTGTGGTTTGGCAACCGGACTGGGTTGATCGACTTGTTCTGGGGACAAAACCCGGCCAACATCATCTCCATCACCAAGGGGCTTATTACGTCCTAGATTTTTCTTCTGTGTTTGCTGCTGTTCCTCTCCAATCCCTGACCTTTCCCCAGTCTCCGAAGTTAGTCATTGATGTTTGTGCCGCTCCGGGGGGAAAGTCTATTTTGGCTTGGCGCAGTTTGCAACCCGACTTACTGGTGGCGAATGAGGTAATTGGAAAACGGTTGGGAATGCTCACCTCGAATCTGAAGCGCTGCCATCTGGCCTGTGGGAAAGTGACCCATTTAAATGTGGCCGACCTGGTGGCGGAATATGGGCAATTAGCGGATGTTGTGATTGTGGATGCACCTTGTTCAGGGCAATCTCTATTGGCAAAGGGAACCAATGTTTTGGGTTGTTTCCACCCCCGCACTATTAATCACAATGCCCAACGCCAGAAGAAGATTATTGCCACTGCGAGTCAGCTTGTCCGGCCCGGGGGGTATTTGCTCTACAGCACCTGCACGTTTTCGATAGAGGAAAATGAAGGAGTCTTAGATTGGTTTGTCCAGCGGTTTCCGGCATTTCAATCCTTGGCGGTTCCTGCTCTTACCGACTACCAATCTCCTTGGGGGACATCTCCGCAATTTAGGGGGTACCGTCTGAGTCCTGAGCAGGGCCTAGGGGCTGGAGCCTTTACAAGTTTGTTGCAGCTGGCTTAA
- a CDS encoding Arm DNA-binding domain-containing protein, whose translation MGKVSIIQNKGNSTIPRLMVSFSHKGERHRLSLGLPDNPVNRTYAEMLCRDIELKILSRNLEAWLDDSNFIYFYGAHLSAVYSRRFNDYLNLSDEFKKAIENLLNEVNSLVRWPEIVTFEELNSPNPWQDEKTIKSCSFWSFLIENPGMAFFTET comes from the coding sequence ATGGGCAAAGTCAGTATTATTCAGAACAAAGGAAATTCAACCATTCCCCGATTGATGGTTTCGTTCAGCCACAAAGGAGAAAGACATCGCCTAAGTTTGGGATTGCCTGATAATCCTGTTAATCGCACTTATGCCGAGATGCTTTGTCGAGATATTGAACTGAAAATACTTTCACGAAACCTTGAAGCATGGTTAGATGATTCTAATTTTATATATTTCTATGGAGCGCACCTATCAGCGGTTTACTCAAGGCGATTTAATGATTACCTTAATTTATCTGATGAGTTCAAAAAGGCTATTGAAAACTTGTTAAACGAGGTTAACTCTCTAGTTCGGTGGCCAGAAATTGTAACCTTTGAAGAACTTAATTCTCCTAACCCTTGGCAGGATGAGAAAACAATAAAAAGCTGTTCATTTTGGAGTTTTCTGATTGAAAATCCTGGAATGGCATTTTTCACTGAAACTTAG
- a CDS encoding aspartate aminotransferase family protein, with translation MTTYARFPLTLVKGAGCKVWDDAGKEYLDFVAGIATCTLGHAHPALVKTVTEQIQTLHHVSNLYYIPQQGDLATWLVNHSCADRVFFCNSGAEANEGAIKLARKYAHTVLNIANPVIITAQASFHGRTLATITATGQPKYQKNFDPLVPGFAYVNYNDIADLEATIAELDKDERQVAAILLEPLQGEGGVRPGEFAYFQRVREICNEKGILLIFDEVQVGMGRTGNLWGHQTLGIEPDMFTSAKGLAGGIPIGAMLCKSFCDVFQPGDHASTFGGNPLACAAALTVCQTIEGDHLLANAQARGSQLRAGLKEIPNQYAGLVKEVRGWGLINGLQIEADSPITAPDIVKAAITEGLLLVPAGPKVVRFVPPLIVSSEEIDQALAAINRALATLL, from the coding sequence ATGACGACCTATGCTCGGTTTCCGTTGACGTTGGTGAAAGGGGCTGGCTGTAAAGTTTGGGATGATGCTGGGAAAGAGTATTTAGACTTTGTCGCCGGAATTGCCACCTGCACCCTTGGCCATGCTCACCCCGCTTTGGTTAAGACTGTTACCGAGCAAATCCAGACCCTGCATCATGTTTCTAACCTCTACTACATTCCCCAACAAGGCGACTTGGCCACTTGGCTGGTGAATCATTCCTGTGCCGACCGGGTGTTTTTCTGCAACTCTGGGGCCGAAGCTAATGAAGGGGCGATCAAACTGGCTCGGAAATATGCCCACACGGTTTTGAACATTGCCAACCCTGTCATTATTACCGCCCAGGCCAGCTTCCACGGCCGCACCTTAGCCACGATCACCGCCACCGGCCAACCGAAATATCAGAAAAACTTTGATCCACTCGTGCCTGGCTTTGCCTATGTGAATTACAACGACATTGCCGACCTCGAAGCCACGATTGCTGAACTCGATAAGGATGAACGCCAAGTTGCTGCAATTTTGTTAGAACCCTTGCAAGGAGAAGGGGGAGTCCGGCCGGGAGAGTTTGCCTATTTCCAACGGGTACGGGAGATTTGTAACGAAAAAGGCATCCTCCTGATTTTTGATGAAGTTCAAGTTGGGATGGGTCGCACCGGCAATCTCTGGGGCCATCAAACCTTGGGCATTGAACCGGATATGTTTACTTCTGCCAAGGGCCTGGCGGGGGGCATTCCCATTGGAGCGATGCTGTGTAAATCTTTTTGTGATGTGTTTCAACCCGGTGATCATGCCAGTACGTTTGGGGGAAATCCCTTGGCCTGTGCGGCGGCCTTAACGGTCTGTCAAACTATTGAGGGGGATCATTTACTCGCAAATGCCCAGGCCCGCGGGTCACAATTACGCGCTGGCCTTAAAGAAATTCCGAATCAATACGCTGGCTTAGTTAAGGAAGTCCGGGGTTGGGGGTTGATCAATGGCCTGCAAATTGAAGCTGATTCCCCAATTACGGCCCCGGATATTGTCAAAGCTGCCATTACTGAAGGATTACTCCTCGTTCCCGCAGGCCCGAAAGTTGTCCGGTTTGTGCCGCCATTGATTGTCTCATCTGAAGAAATTGACCAGGCCTTGGCTGCTATTAACCGAGCTTTAGCCACATTGCTGTAA
- a CDS encoding glycosyltransferase family protein, which produces MSAPLDILILSNGPGELATWVYPVVQALRQKLGTNPENLRISLVLSPCPHASGQEAIAGAKIPGIDRVQGAAHFWQFLIWGKTEDHWDWRPRGLVLFLGGDQFFALWLAKRLGYKSLIYAEWEARWLAQIDHFALRREMPIPAAYQHKAKVVGDLMTESQALLTPATQAQIEESLNLSPTTPLIGLLPGSKPIKLHLGVPFMVTIAAHLQKLQPQARFVIPVAPTLNLKTLANYANPTTNPDFCLIDGVTAHLQEPEQGLPYLETTTGAKIYLWQKLPNYDLLSRCQLCLTTVGANTAELGALAVPMMVLLPQEQLQLKQGIVADGLGGLMIGLPGLQRWGSVLMFWFMVLQGLTWTQAWQVLTQKPLDWALIKQGLGLRAWPNIWANQEIVPELVGPLDPLGLAEQIADLLSQPQTLMEMRQQLQRIRGEAGAAAKIANLAAQLLDSAPILSAPLPPLSSS; this is translated from the coding sequence ATGTCAGCACCCCTTGATATTTTGATTCTCTCCAACGGGCCGGGGGAGTTGGCAACGTGGGTCTATCCGGTCGTCCAGGCCTTGCGGCAAAAATTAGGAACTAATCCAGAAAATCTTAGAATTTCCCTAGTTCTGTCTCCCTGTCCCCATGCCAGTGGTCAAGAGGCGATTGCGGGGGCCAAGATTCCCGGAATTGATCGAGTCCAAGGGGCCGCCCATTTTTGGCAATTCTTAATTTGGGGCAAAACTGAAGATCATTGGGACTGGCGACCGCGGGGCCTGGTGTTGTTTTTGGGGGGTGATCAGTTTTTTGCGCTCTGGTTGGCGAAACGGTTGGGCTATAAAAGTTTGATCTATGCAGAATGGGAAGCCCGCTGGTTAGCTCAGATTGATCACTTTGCCCTCCGCCGCGAGATGCCAATTCCTGCTGCTTATCAACATAAGGCCAAGGTTGTGGGTGATTTAATGACTGAAAGCCAGGCCCTGTTAACTCCCGCTACTCAGGCACAGATTGAGGAATCCTTAAACCTCAGCCCGACCACACCCTTAATTGGATTATTACCGGGTTCTAAGCCGATTAAGTTGCATCTGGGTGTACCTTTCATGGTGACAATTGCCGCCCATCTCCAAAAGCTGCAACCCCAGGCCCGGTTTGTGATTCCTGTGGCCCCAACCCTAAACCTGAAAACCCTGGCCAACTACGCCAACCCCACAACTAACCCGGATTTTTGTCTGATTGATGGCGTTACGGCCCACCTGCAAGAACCAGAGCAAGGCCTTCCTTATCTGGAAACTACCACCGGAGCCAAAATCTATCTCTGGCAGAAGCTTCCTAACTATGATCTCCTCAGTCGCTGTCAACTTTGCTTAACTACAGTGGGGGCCAACACGGCGGAATTGGGGGCCTTGGCGGTGCCGATGATGGTTTTATTACCCCAAGAACAACTCCAACTCAAGCAGGGGATCGTTGCCGATGGCCTGGGTGGATTGATGATTGGCCTGCCTGGACTTCAGCGATGGGGGTCAGTCTTGATGTTTTGGTTCATGGTTTTACAGGGATTAACCTGGACTCAGGCCTGGCAGGTATTAACTCAAAAGCCTTTGGATTGGGCATTGATTAAGCAGGGATTAGGCTTGCGGGCCTGGCCAAATATTTGGGCGAACCAGGAAATTGTGCCAGAATTAGTGGGCCCCCTGGATCCCCTCGGACTGGCTGAACAAATTGCCGACCTCTTAAGCCAACCCCAGACTCTTATGGAAATGCGTCAACAACTCCAACGGATTCGGGGTGAGGCCGGAGCCGCGGCTAAGATTGCTAATCTGGCGGCCCAACTGCTGGACTCTGCACCAATCCTGTCTGCCCCATTGCCACCCCTGTCATCGTCCTAA
- a CDS encoding CPBP family intramembrane glutamic endopeptidase, whose protein sequence is MEPVSPQPELEPLSRTQILIAMGLTAILWLILSKALLQTPFAGGLLPLIWQPQALMVGTLIATGIILASSLLYQFWPTYQAAADFYLELVIRPLVWADVFWLGLLPGLSEELLFRGVLLPTLGLDWYGIIGSAICFGILHMGGKQQWPYAIWATIVGGILGYSAVASGNLLVPVLAHTLTNWAAGVMWKLKHQP, encoded by the coding sequence ATGGAACCTGTTAGCCCACAGCCGGAGCTTGAACCCCTCAGTCGCACCCAGATTTTAATTGCGATGGGTTTGACGGCAATTCTCTGGCTAATTCTATCTAAAGCTCTTTTACAAACTCCTTTTGCGGGTGGTCTGCTCCCCCTCATTTGGCAACCCCAGGCCCTCATGGTTGGGACGTTAATTGCGACGGGAATTATCTTGGCTAGCAGTTTGCTCTATCAATTTTGGCCCACCTATCAAGCGGCGGCAGATTTCTACTTGGAGCTGGTGATTCGTCCCCTCGTCTGGGCTGATGTCTTTTGGTTAGGGCTACTTCCAGGCCTGAGTGAAGAACTGCTCTTTCGCGGTGTGTTGCTTCCAACCCTGGGCCTGGATTGGTATGGGATTATTGGCTCGGCAATTTGCTTTGGCATCCTTCATATGGGGGGTAAACAGCAATGGCCCTACGCGATTTGGGCCACGATTGTTGGGGGGATTTTGGGGTATAGTGCCGTGGCCAGTGGGAATCTTCTCGTTCCGGTCCTGGCTCATACTCTCACCAACTGGGCTGCCGGAGTGATGTGGAAATTAAAACATCAACCCTAA
- a CDS encoding class I SAM-dependent methyltransferase: MTTETAMTNAVELERIRRQFDFGPYPRIPLDKFPQDDTNSLFIHNVVTAYYLAYQTVVKPENLVILDAGCGSGYKSLLLAIANPGAKIVGIDLSEASVKMAQKRLAYHQFENVEFHTMTIEEVPGLGVEFDYINCDEVLYLVPNPVQALQAMGSVLKPQGIIRANLHSYLQRAAYFRAQAVFRIMGIMDNNPEEMEMKLVQEIMAELKDGVDLKARAWNPKYQQEDAAEALLANHLLVGDQAFNVRDMFNFLDQAGLDFIAMVNWRQWSLENLFKDPENLPSFLALSLPDVPQATQLELYELIHPVHRLLDFWCHRPQTQPELPPSLPEDWPAEVILKAQVYLHPQLRTETIQAKWEQYIQERVVVDLGTFLSQTSTTPVYVDSLVLSCLLPLFAGPQSVEFLVKRWLQICPCDLTTCEPLTPSQALTYVRQFLHRLEPAQFVLCPLPIGVKSA; the protein is encoded by the coding sequence ATGACAACCGAAACCGCCATGACAAACGCTGTGGAACTGGAACGAATCCGCCGTCAATTTGATTTTGGCCCCTATCCCCGAATTCCCCTCGACAAATTTCCCCAAGATGACACCAATAGCCTGTTTATTCACAATGTTGTAACGGCCTATTACTTAGCCTATCAAACGGTTGTTAAACCTGAAAATTTGGTGATCTTAGACGCAGGCTGTGGCAGTGGTTATAAATCCCTGTTGTTAGCGATTGCGAATCCGGGGGCCAAAATTGTCGGGATTGATCTCTCGGAAGCCTCAGTCAAAATGGCCCAGAAACGATTGGCTTATCATCAGTTTGAGAATGTTGAATTCCATACGATGACGATTGAGGAAGTCCCAGGCCTGGGGGTGGAGTTTGACTATATTAATTGTGATGAAGTTTTGTACTTAGTGCCCAATCCCGTTCAAGCCCTCCAGGCCATGGGTTCTGTCCTCAAGCCCCAAGGTATTATCCGCGCCAATCTCCATAGCTATCTCCAACGTGCTGCTTATTTCCGGGCCCAGGCTGTTTTTCGGATCATGGGCATCATGGACAACAACCCAGAGGAGATGGAGATGAAATTGGTGCAGGAAATTATGGCTGAGTTAAAGGATGGTGTGGATCTCAAAGCGCGGGCCTGGAATCCCAAATATCAACAAGAAGATGCCGCCGAAGCTCTCTTAGCGAATCATTTACTGGTCGGTGATCAGGCATTTAATGTTCGGGATATGTTTAATTTCCTAGATCAGGCCGGCCTGGACTTCATTGCAATGGTGAACTGGCGGCAATGGTCACTGGAAAACCTCTTTAAAGATCCGGAAAACTTGCCCTCCTTTTTGGCCCTGAGCTTACCGGATGTGCCCCAAGCAACCCAACTGGAACTCTACGAACTGATTCATCCAGTCCATCGCCTTTTAGATTTTTGGTGTCACAGGCCCCAGACCCAACCAGAGTTGCCCCCGTCTCTCCCGGAAGACTGGCCTGCTGAAGTTATCCTCAAGGCTCAGGTGTATTTGCATCCCCAACTCCGGACCGAAACCATCCAGGCCAAGTGGGAACAATACATCCAAGAGCGAGTGGTTGTAGATTTGGGGACATTCCTCAGCCAGACTTCGACAACCCCGGTTTATGTGGATAGCTTGGTGCTGAGTTGCCTATTGCCCCTCTTTGCCGGCCCCCAATCGGTGGAATTTTTAGTGAAACGTTGGTTACAAATTTGCCCCTGCGACTTAACCACCTGTGAACCCCTGACTCCCAGCCAAGCCCTCACCTATGTCCGCCAATTCTTGCATCGTTTGGAACCAGCCCAGTTTGTCCTATGTCCCTTACCCATTGGAGTGAAGTCTGCCTAA
- a CDS encoding pyridoxal phosphate-dependent aminotransferase — MELATRIYQVTPSITLAIDSKAKAMGAAGIDICSFSAGEPDFNTPEHIKSAAQQALEEGKTRYGPAAGEPKLRELIAEKLNRDNRLPFQPENIIVTNGGKQSLFNLMMALINPGDEVIIPAPYWLSYPEMVYLAGGVPVIVPTTAATGYRITPAQLKAAITPRTKLFVLNSPSNPTGMIYPPDEIRALAEVVIAADIWVVSDEIYEKIRYDGLEHLSIGAVSEAAFQHTIVSSGFAKAYAMTGWRVGYLAGPLELIKATTTVQGHSTSNVCTFAQYGAMAALSGSQDCVAVMLEAFAKRREVMVSLLSGISGLGIVKPTGAFYAYVNISQTGLGSLEFAERLLDEKQVALIPGKAFGTDDHIRLSYATDVTTIERGLERLADFVRGLV, encoded by the coding sequence ATGGAACTAGCCACCCGGATTTATCAAGTGACCCCCTCCATTACCCTGGCCATTGACTCCAAAGCCAAAGCCATGGGAGCCGCGGGGATTGATATTTGTAGCTTCAGTGCCGGTGAGCCAGATTTTAATACCCCTGAACATATCAAAAGTGCCGCCCAACAGGCCTTGGAAGAGGGCAAAACCCGCTATGGCCCAGCCGCCGGAGAACCTAAACTCCGAGAACTGATTGCTGAAAAACTGAACCGGGATAATCGCCTCCCCTTTCAACCGGAAAACATCATTGTCACCAATGGCGGCAAGCAATCCCTGTTTAACTTGATGATGGCCCTAATTAACCCTGGGGATGAGGTGATTATTCCGGCTCCCTACTGGTTAAGCTATCCCGAAATGGTTTACTTGGCTGGCGGTGTTCCGGTGATTGTCCCGACTACGGCCGCCACGGGCTATCGGATTACCCCAGCGCAACTCAAGGCAGCCATCACCCCCCGGACGAAACTCTTTGTCCTCAACTCGCCCAGCAACCCCACAGGGATGATTTACCCCCCAGACGAAATTCGGGCCTTGGCTGAGGTAGTTATCGCGGCGGATATTTGGGTTGTCTCCGATGAAATTTACGAAAAAATTCGCTACGACGGCCTGGAGCATTTAAGTATTGGAGCCGTCAGTGAGGCCGCCTTTCAACACACCATTGTCAGCAGCGGGTTTGCCAAGGCCTATGCCATGACCGGGTGGCGAGTGGGCTATTTGGCTGGGCCGCTAGAGTTAATTAAAGCCACCACCACTGTTCAAGGCCACAGCACCTCCAATGTTTGTACCTTTGCGCAGTATGGGGCGATGGCGGCTCTCTCTGGCTCCCAAGATTGTGTGGCGGTGATGCTAGAGGCCTTTGCCAAACGGCGGGAAGTTATGGTGAGTTTGTTGTCAGGGATTTCCGGCCTGGGAATTGTCAAACCGACTGGCGCGTTTTATGCCTATGTCAATATCAGTCAGACCGGCCTAGGGTCTTTGGAGTTTGCTGAACGGTTATTGGATGAAAAACAAGTGGCCCTAATTCCCGGTAAAGCCTTTGGGACGGATGATCATATTCGCTTGTCCTACGCCACCGATGTCACCACCATTGAACGGGGCCTGGAACGGCTGGCGGATTTTGTCAGGGGTTTAGTCTAG
- a CDS encoding SDR family oxidoreductase has protein sequence MVLLAGQTVLITGASSGIGQASAVVFAEAGCRLILLARRLSRLEELAASLKIQYQTECLCLAADVQKQDEIIPTLKSLPQDWQTIDILINNAGLSRGLERFDQASLSDWEEMIDTNIKGLLYVTHTLLPGMLARGQGQIINIGSIAGLQVYPGGHVYCGTKAAVQAITEGLKQDLLGTPIRVSCIDPGLVETEFSQVRFHGDTERAEKVYQGLEPLTGMDVAEVILFCATRPAHVNLNQIILMPTAQASTTRVHREANLD, from the coding sequence ATGGTTTTATTAGCAGGTCAAACAGTCTTAATCACCGGAGCCAGTAGTGGAATTGGCCAGGCCAGTGCGGTTGTATTTGCAGAGGCGGGTTGTCGGTTAATTTTACTGGCGCGGCGGTTATCTCGATTAGAAGAGCTTGCTGCATCATTGAAAATCCAATATCAAACTGAATGTCTATGTTTGGCGGCTGATGTCCAGAAACAAGATGAAATTATTCCAACCCTAAAATCTCTACCGCAAGACTGGCAAACCATTGATATTTTGATTAATAATGCGGGCTTAAGTCGGGGCCTGGAGCGATTTGATCAGGCCTCGCTGTCCGATTGGGAAGAGATGATTGATACCAACATCAAGGGCTTACTCTATGTCACTCATACTCTTTTGCCAGGAATGTTAGCTCGCGGCCAGGGGCAGATTATCAATATTGGCTCGATTGCCGGGTTGCAAGTCTATCCAGGGGGGCATGTTTATTGTGGGACAAAGGCAGCCGTGCAAGCGATTACAGAAGGTCTCAAACAGGATTTATTGGGGACACCGATTCGCGTCAGTTGTATTGATCCTGGCCTGGTGGAAACAGAATTTAGCCAAGTCCGTTTTCATGGAGACACCGAGCGGGCCGAAAAAGTCTATCAGGGCCTGGAGCCACTCACTGGGATGGATGTAGCCGAGGTGATTCTTTTTTGCGCCACCCGCCCGGCCCATGTCAATCTCAATCAAATTATTTTGATGCCCACGGCCCAGGCCAGCACAACTCGCGTCCATCGAGAAGCCAATCTAGACTAA